One window of Corynebacterium doosanense CAU 212 = DSM 45436 genomic DNA carries:
- a CDS encoding rhodanese-like domain-containing protein: MTRGAMALLEAARARLDRVTPQQAYDEVRTGSATLIDVRMPDHRAAQGELPGAVVIDLTVLPWRLDPTFEWRIPEATDWDRRYILVCRHSFSSSVAAAQLKEMGLVNTTDMIGGAEAWFAAGLPAGEGPADVRA; this comes from the coding sequence GTGACCCGCGGCGCGATGGCACTGCTCGAGGCAGCCCGCGCGCGGCTGGACCGGGTGACGCCGCAGCAGGCGTACGACGAAGTGCGGACGGGTTCGGCGACGCTCATCGACGTCCGCATGCCCGACCACCGCGCCGCCCAGGGCGAACTGCCCGGAGCGGTGGTCATCGACCTCACCGTGCTGCCCTGGCGCCTCGACCCCACCTTCGAGTGGCGGATCCCCGAAGCCACCGACTGGGATCGGCGTTACATCCTCGTGTGCCGACACAGCTTCAGCTCCTCGGTGGCCGCGGCGCAGCTGAAGGAGATGGGCCTAGTCAACACCACCGACATGATCGGCGGGGCCGAGGCCTGGTTTGCCGCTGGGCTTCCCGCAGGCGAGGGGCCGGCGGACGTGCGCGCCTAG
- a CDS encoding glycogen/starch/alpha-glucan phosphorylase yields the protein MQDFQVSGHVRAASGTVPRLATDRKFWFGLSRSVVDRIADDWHETRKAYAPVRQQHYFSAEFLMGRALLNNLTNLELVDDARNQAAELGHDLVDVLESENDAALGNGGLGRLAACFLDSAVTQDLPVTGYGLLYRYGLFRQEFSDGFQVEHPDPWREDGNPFTIRRSHQKRAVHFDDMDVQAVPYDMPITGYGTKNVGTLRLWKAEPLAEFDYDAFNSQRFTDAIVEREAVNDICRVLYPNDTTYEGKKLRVRQQYFFTSASLQEMVANHVEEHGDVHSFAEFHCVQLNDTHPVLAIPELMRLLLDEHGLGWEEAWDIVTKTFAYTNHTVLTEALEQWEESIFKSMFWRVYEIIVEIDRRFRLDMESRGLDAETIERMAPLQGGTVHMAWIACYAAFSINGVAAIHSEIIKRDTLADWAAIWPEKFNNKTNGVTPRRWLAMCNPRLRELLTSLTGSDAWITDMDILADLAPLASDDEVMEELTSIKAANKRDFATWIKNRQGIDVDPDSIFDVQIKRLHEYKRQLLNALYILDLYFRIKEDGETDLPKRTFVFGAKAAPGYVRAKAIIKLINEIGELINNDPEVSKTLRVVFIENYNVSPAEKIIPAADISEQISTAGKEASGTSNMKFMMNGALTLGTMDGANVEIVDSVGEDNAYIFGAREEELPGLRAEYSPHEYYERVPGLKRVLDAFDNGLLDDNGTGQFHDLKNSLIHGYGESATDTYYLLGDFEDYRETRDRMSADYVADQLAWARMCWANICASGRFSSDRTIRDYADEVWKISPAAVK from the coding sequence GTGCAGGATTTCCAAGTTTCAGGTCATGTCCGCGCCGCTTCCGGCACCGTCCCCAGGCTCGCCACCGACCGGAAATTCTGGTTCGGCCTCTCCCGCTCCGTCGTTGACCGCATTGCCGACGACTGGCACGAAACCCGCAAGGCCTATGCCCCCGTACGCCAGCAGCATTACTTCTCCGCCGAGTTCCTCATGGGCCGCGCGCTACTGAACAACCTCACCAATCTGGAGCTTGTCGACGACGCACGCAACCAGGCCGCCGAGCTCGGCCACGACCTCGTCGACGTGCTCGAGTCGGAGAACGACGCCGCGCTGGGCAACGGTGGCCTCGGTCGCCTCGCCGCGTGCTTCCTCGATTCCGCCGTCACCCAGGACCTGCCCGTCACCGGCTACGGCCTGCTGTACCGCTACGGCCTCTTCCGCCAGGAGTTCTCCGACGGCTTCCAGGTCGAGCACCCCGACCCGTGGCGCGAGGACGGCAACCCCTTCACCATCCGCCGCTCCCATCAGAAGCGTGCCGTGCATTTCGATGACATGGACGTCCAGGCCGTGCCCTACGACATGCCCATCACCGGCTACGGCACGAAAAACGTGGGCACGCTGCGCCTGTGGAAGGCCGAGCCGTTGGCCGAGTTCGACTACGACGCCTTCAACTCCCAGCGTTTCACCGACGCCATCGTCGAGCGCGAGGCCGTCAACGACATCTGCCGGGTGCTCTATCCCAACGACACCACCTATGAGGGCAAGAAGCTGCGCGTTCGTCAGCAGTACTTCTTCACCTCCGCGTCGCTGCAGGAGATGGTCGCCAACCACGTCGAGGAGCACGGCGACGTGCATTCCTTCGCCGAGTTCCACTGCGTCCAGCTCAATGACACCCACCCGGTGCTGGCCATCCCCGAGCTCATGCGCCTGCTTCTCGACGAGCACGGCCTGGGCTGGGAGGAGGCGTGGGACATCGTCACCAAGACTTTCGCCTACACCAACCACACCGTGCTCACCGAGGCCCTGGAGCAATGGGAGGAGTCGATCTTCAAGTCCATGTTCTGGCGCGTGTACGAGATCATCGTGGAGATCGACCGCCGCTTCCGCCTGGACATGGAGTCCCGCGGCCTGGACGCCGAGACCATCGAACGCATGGCGCCGCTGCAGGGCGGAACCGTGCACATGGCATGGATCGCCTGCTACGCGGCGTTCTCCATCAACGGCGTGGCGGCGATCCACTCCGAGATCATCAAACGCGACACCCTGGCCGACTGGGCCGCGATCTGGCCGGAGAAGTTCAACAACAAGACCAACGGCGTCACCCCGCGCCGCTGGCTGGCCATGTGCAACCCGCGCCTGCGCGAGCTCCTCACCTCACTCACGGGTTCCGACGCCTGGATCACCGACATGGACATCCTCGCCGATCTCGCCCCGCTGGCCTCTGATGACGAGGTCATGGAGGAGCTGACCAGCATCAAGGCCGCCAACAAACGCGACTTCGCCACCTGGATCAAGAACCGCCAGGGCATCGACGTGGACCCGGACTCAATTTTCGACGTCCAGATCAAGCGTCTGCACGAGTACAAGCGTCAGCTGCTCAACGCGCTCTACATCCTCGACCTGTACTTCCGCATCAAGGAGGACGGGGAGACCGACCTGCCCAAGCGCACCTTCGTGTTCGGCGCCAAGGCAGCCCCGGGTTATGTGCGCGCCAAGGCGATCATCAAGCTCATCAACGAGATCGGCGAGCTGATCAACAACGACCCGGAGGTGTCCAAGACCCTGCGCGTGGTCTTCATCGAGAACTACAACGTCTCCCCCGCCGAGAAGATCATCCCCGCCGCCGACATTTCCGAGCAGATCTCCACCGCCGGCAAGGAGGCCTCGGGCACGTCGAACATGAAGTTCATGATGAACGGCGCCCTGACCCTGGGCACCATGGACGGCGCCAACGTGGAGATCGTCGACTCCGTCGGCGAGGACAACGCCTACATCTTCGGCGCCCGCGAGGAGGAGCTGCCCGGCCTACGCGCCGAGTACTCCCCGCACGAGTACTACGAGCGGGTGCCGGGCCTCAAGCGCGTGCTCGACGCCTTCGACAACGGCCTGCTGGACGATAACGGCACCGGCCAGTTCCACGACCTGAAGAACTCGCTCATCCACGGCTACGGTGAGTCCGCCACCGACACCTACTACCTGCTCGGTGACTTCGAGGACTACCGCGAAACCCGCGACCGCATGTCCGCCGACTACGTCGCCGACCAGCTGGCCTGGGCACGCATGTGCTGGGCCAACATCTGTGCCTCCGGACGCTTCTCCTCCGACCGCACGATCCGCGACTACGCCGACGAGGTGTGGAAGATCTCCCCCGCTGCGGTGAAGTAG
- the pyk gene encoding pyruvate kinase has translation MDRRTKIVCTLGPAVASKEGILELVKAGMNVARMNFSHGDHADHKQNYDWVREATDETGQAVGILADLQGPKIRLGRFAETATVWENGEVVRITVEDVVGTHDRVSTTYKNLARDAKPGDRLLVDDGKVALVCIEVDGDDVVCEVVEGGPVSNNKGVSLPGMDISVPALSEKDIADLRYAMELGVDLVALSFVRSPADVDLVHEIMDEYGFRVPVIAKLEKPEAIDALESIVLAFDGIMVARGDLGVEIPLEEVPLVQKRAIQIARENAKPAIVATQMLDSMIENSRPTRAEASDVANAVLDGADAVMLSGETSVGRDPHNTVRVMSRIVKVAEKDGSVPPLSHVPRTKRGVVSYSARDIAERLGARALVVFTTSGDTAKRVARLHSPLPLLVFTPHQHVRSRLALTWGAETFLCKPIEKTEEMMDIIDSELLALPEYSENDMMVVVAGTPPGIAGNTNMIHVHLLGEVVTVPKEEQDTPEDIV, from the coding sequence GTGGATAGAAGAACCAAGATCGTCTGTACTCTCGGCCCGGCCGTCGCTTCCAAGGAAGGCATCCTTGAGCTGGTGAAAGCTGGCATGAACGTCGCCCGCATGAACTTCTCGCACGGTGATCACGCCGACCACAAGCAGAACTATGACTGGGTGCGCGAGGCCACCGACGAGACCGGCCAGGCCGTGGGCATCCTCGCCGACCTCCAGGGCCCGAAGATTCGCCTCGGACGCTTCGCAGAGACCGCCACCGTGTGGGAGAACGGCGAGGTCGTCCGCATCACCGTGGAGGATGTCGTGGGCACCCACGACCGTGTCTCCACCACCTACAAGAACCTCGCCCGCGACGCCAAGCCCGGCGACCGCCTGCTCGTCGACGACGGCAAGGTCGCGCTCGTGTGCATCGAGGTCGACGGCGACGACGTCGTCTGCGAGGTCGTCGAGGGCGGCCCCGTCTCCAACAACAAGGGTGTCTCCCTCCCGGGAATGGACATCTCCGTCCCCGCCCTGTCCGAGAAGGACATCGCCGATCTGCGCTACGCCATGGAGCTCGGCGTCGACCTCGTCGCCCTGTCCTTCGTGCGCTCGCCCGCGGACGTCGACCTGGTCCACGAGATCATGGACGAGTACGGGTTCCGCGTGCCGGTGATCGCCAAGCTGGAGAAGCCCGAGGCCATCGACGCGCTCGAGTCCATCGTGCTTGCCTTTGACGGCATCATGGTCGCCCGCGGTGACCTCGGCGTGGAGATCCCGCTGGAGGAGGTCCCGCTGGTGCAGAAGCGTGCGATCCAGATTGCCCGCGAGAACGCCAAGCCCGCCATCGTGGCCACCCAGATGCTCGACTCCATGATCGAGAACTCCCGCCCCACCCGCGCGGAGGCCTCCGACGTGGCCAACGCCGTGCTCGACGGCGCCGACGCGGTCATGCTCTCCGGCGAGACCTCGGTGGGCCGCGACCCGCACAACACCGTCCGGGTCATGAGCCGCATCGTCAAGGTCGCGGAGAAGGACGGGTCCGTCCCGCCGCTCAGCCACGTCCCGCGCACGAAGCGTGGTGTCGTGTCCTACTCGGCCCGTGACATCGCCGAGCGCCTCGGCGCCCGCGCCCTGGTCGTGTTCACCACCTCGGGTGACACCGCCAAGCGCGTCGCGCGCCTTCACTCCCCGCTGCCGCTGCTGGTGTTCACACCCCACCAGCACGTCCGTTCGCGCCTCGCGCTGACCTGGGGTGCGGAGACCTTCCTCTGCAAGCCCATCGAGAAGACCGAGGAGATGATGGACATCATCGACAGCGAGCTCCTCGCGCTTCCCGAGTACTCCGAGAACGACATGATGGTCGTCGTCGCCGGCACCCCTCCGGGAATCGCGGGCAACACCAACATGATCCACGTGCACCTCCTCGGCGAGGTCGTCACCGTTCCCAAGGAGGAGCAGGATACGCCGGAGGACATCGTTTAG
- the priA gene encoding bifunctional 1-(5-phosphoribosyl)-5-((5-phosphoribosylamino)methylideneamino)imidazole-4-carboxamide isomerase/phosphoribosylanthranilate isomerase PriA, which produces MTFTLLPAVDVVDGQAVRLDRGEAGTEKSYGTPLESALQWQEQGAQWLHFVDLDAAFGRGSNHELMAEITRTLDINVELTGGIRDDASLERALATGAKRVNIGTAALQQPEWIARVLGEYGEKVAVDIAVEEVGGQYRAKGNGWVSDGGDLWEVLERLDSAGCQRFIVTDVSRDGMLSGPNIELLRDVSAATDAAVTASGGISSLDDVLAVSRHLDEGIDSVIIGKALYENRLTLPEALAAVSA; this is translated from the coding sequence ATGACGTTCACACTCTTGCCCGCGGTCGATGTCGTCGACGGCCAGGCCGTGCGCCTGGACCGGGGCGAAGCTGGCACGGAGAAGTCCTACGGCACCCCCCTCGAGTCCGCGCTGCAGTGGCAGGAGCAGGGCGCGCAGTGGCTGCACTTCGTGGACCTCGACGCCGCGTTCGGCCGCGGCTCCAACCACGAGCTCATGGCCGAGATCACCCGCACGCTGGACATCAACGTGGAACTCACCGGGGGTATCCGCGACGACGCCTCCCTTGAGCGTGCGCTGGCCACCGGTGCGAAGCGCGTCAACATCGGCACCGCCGCCCTGCAGCAGCCGGAGTGGATCGCCCGCGTGCTGGGAGAGTACGGCGAGAAGGTCGCCGTGGACATCGCCGTCGAGGAGGTCGGCGGGCAGTACCGCGCCAAGGGCAACGGCTGGGTCTCCGACGGCGGCGACCTCTGGGAGGTCCTCGAGCGCCTCGACTCCGCGGGCTGCCAGCGTTTCATCGTCACCGACGTCTCGCGCGACGGCATGCTCTCGGGCCCGAACATCGAACTGCTGCGCGACGTCTCCGCCGCCACCGACGCGGCCGTCACGGCGTCGGGCGGGATTTCCTCGCTTGACGACGTCCTGGCGGTCTCCCGCCACCTCGACGAGGGCATCGATTCCGTCATCATCGGCAAGGCGCTCTACGAGAACCGCCTCACCCTCCCCGAGGCCCTTGCCGCGGTCAGTGCCTGA
- a CDS encoding inositol monophosphatase family protein: MDLRAMLTLAERVVDEAEAMFVAGLGADPAEFKGPGDFATEVDLEIESSVRALLEETDIPVYGEEAGGAYSSDAVWVVDPIDGTSNYAAGNPMCAILLSLLVEDQPVLAVTSLPLLHRRLTVVSGGPLVVNGREAPALARRHRMVTQVGFSSVSSRSRSPFTSDERLEMLGILAAGSLRPRITGSVGADLALTAQGIFDGAISFSPYVWDNAAGVALVRAAGGVVTDIDGRDWTPDSTGVVAGTPEVHAELMSTINTVRNS, from the coding sequence ATGGATCTGCGCGCGATGCTGACCCTGGCAGAGAGGGTGGTGGACGAGGCGGAGGCGATGTTCGTCGCCGGCCTGGGGGCGGATCCCGCTGAGTTCAAGGGCCCGGGTGACTTCGCCACCGAGGTCGACCTGGAGATCGAGTCCAGCGTCCGGGCCCTGCTCGAGGAGACCGACATCCCCGTCTACGGCGAGGAGGCCGGGGGAGCGTACTCCTCGGACGCGGTGTGGGTGGTCGATCCCATCGACGGCACCAGCAACTACGCCGCCGGCAACCCCATGTGCGCGATCCTGCTCAGCCTGCTGGTCGAGGATCAGCCGGTGCTCGCGGTGACGTCGCTTCCGCTGCTGCACCGCCGGCTCACCGTGGTCTCGGGCGGGCCGCTGGTGGTCAACGGGCGGGAGGCGCCCGCTCTGGCCCGGCGTCACCGGATGGTCACCCAGGTCGGGTTCTCCTCGGTCTCGTCGCGCTCGCGTTCGCCCTTCACCTCCGACGAGCGGCTGGAGATGCTGGGCATCCTCGCCGCGGGTTCCCTGCGCCCGCGGATCACCGGGTCGGTGGGCGCGGACCTGGCGCTGACCGCGCAGGGGATCTTCGACGGAGCCATCAGCTTCTCGCCTTATGTGTGGGACAACGCCGCCGGGGTCGCGCTGGTGCGGGCTGCCGGGGGAGTGGTCACCGACATCGACGGCCGCGACTGGACCCCGGACTCCACCGGGGTGGTGGCGGGGACTCCCGAAGTCCACGCGGAGCTGATGAGTACCATCAACACGGTCAGAAATTCTTGA
- the lgt gene encoding prolipoprotein diacylglyceryl transferase, translating into MILANIPSPPQGVWQVGPVPIRAYALCIIAGILVALWLTLRRFRAKGGDPNEVWDAAIVAIPAGIVGGRLYHVITDAPKYFGEGRNPWQALNITAGGLGIWGAIALGAVAVWLLFKFKKVPLAPFADAVAPGIILAQGIGRLGNWFNQEIYGRETDVPWALEIYYRVDEHGQFAPLTGRSTGEVIATVHPTFLYELLWNVLVFVLLLWAEKRFRLGHGRVFALYVAGYTLGRFWIELMRADDATMILGLRVNTWVSAIVFLVAVVVFLRLRKGQETPAEVDPRPRDEQGELITAKGDGNPTNRNVDEMPTEVAGQEKRR; encoded by the coding sequence ATGATTCTCGCCAATATCCCTTCGCCGCCGCAGGGCGTGTGGCAGGTCGGACCCGTCCCCATCCGTGCGTACGCGCTGTGCATCATCGCGGGCATCCTGGTCGCGCTGTGGCTGACGCTCAGGCGTTTCCGGGCCAAGGGCGGGGATCCCAACGAGGTGTGGGACGCGGCGATCGTGGCCATCCCTGCCGGCATCGTTGGGGGCCGGCTGTACCACGTGATCACCGATGCGCCGAAGTATTTCGGCGAAGGTCGCAATCCCTGGCAGGCGTTGAACATCACCGCCGGCGGGCTGGGGATCTGGGGCGCGATCGCCCTGGGCGCGGTGGCGGTCTGGCTGCTGTTCAAGTTCAAGAAGGTTCCCCTCGCGCCCTTCGCCGACGCGGTGGCACCCGGCATCATTCTCGCGCAGGGGATCGGCCGGTTGGGCAACTGGTTCAACCAGGAGATCTACGGCCGGGAGACGGACGTGCCCTGGGCACTGGAGATCTACTACCGGGTCGACGAACACGGTCAGTTCGCCCCGCTGACGGGCCGCTCGACGGGTGAGGTCATCGCCACGGTGCATCCCACGTTCCTCTATGAGCTGCTGTGGAACGTGCTGGTCTTTGTCCTCCTGCTGTGGGCGGAGAAACGATTCCGGCTGGGCCACGGCAGGGTGTTCGCCCTGTATGTGGCCGGGTACACGCTGGGCAGGTTCTGGATTGAGCTCATGCGCGCCGACGACGCCACCATGATCCTTGGCCTGAGGGTGAACACCTGGGTGTCCGCGATCGTGTTCCTCGTGGCGGTCGTGGTGTTCCTTCGGCTGCGCAAGGGCCAGGAGACGCCGGCCGAGGTGGATCCGCGTCCGCGGGATGAGCAGGGGGAACTGATCACGGCGAAGGGTGACGGAAATCCCACGAACCGGAATGTGGACGAGATGCCCACTGAAGTAGCGGGGCAGGAAAAGCGCAGGTAG
- the hisI gene encoding phosphoribosyl-AMP cyclohydrolase, translating into MSPAEYVLDSAVEKRVTFNADGLVPAVVQAADTGEVLMMAWMDTHALAYTLATRQGTYYSRSRREYWIKGLTSGNVQEVTEVRLDCDGDTVLLKVNQTGGACHTGDRTCFDADVLLEAR; encoded by the coding sequence GTGAGCCCCGCGGAGTATGTGCTGGACAGCGCCGTCGAGAAGCGGGTGACCTTCAACGCCGACGGCCTCGTGCCCGCCGTCGTCCAGGCCGCCGACACCGGCGAGGTGCTGATGATGGCGTGGATGGACACGCACGCGCTCGCCTACACGCTGGCCACCCGCCAGGGCACGTACTACTCACGCTCGCGCCGGGAATACTGGATCAAGGGCCTGACCTCCGGAAATGTCCAGGAGGTCACCGAGGTGCGCCTCGACTGCGACGGCGACACCGTCCTGCTCAAGGTCAACCAGACCGGCGGAGCGTGCCACACCGGAGACCGGACGTGCTTCGACGCCGACGTCCTCCTGGAGGCGCGATGA
- the hisF gene encoding imidazole glycerol phosphate synthase subunit HisF, whose translation MALAIRVIPCLDVDDGRVVKGVNFDNLRDAGDPVELAARYDREGADELTFLDVSASKAGRGTMLDVVRRTAEQVFIPLTVGGGVRSEEDVNELLRAGADKVSVNTSAIARPELLHELSRRFGSQCIVLSVDARRSADQPSGFEVTTHGGSRSAGIDAVAWARKGEELGVGEILLNSMDGDGTRDGFDLELLRLVREAVNVPVIASGGAGTAAHFPPAVEAGADAVLAASIFHFQEVSISEVKQELAANGFEVRQ comes from the coding sequence ATGGCCCTAGCCATCCGAGTCATCCCCTGCCTCGACGTCGACGACGGCCGAGTGGTCAAGGGGGTCAACTTCGACAATCTCCGCGACGCCGGTGACCCCGTCGAACTCGCCGCACGTTACGACCGCGAGGGCGCCGACGAGCTCACCTTCCTCGACGTCTCCGCCTCCAAGGCCGGCCGCGGCACCATGCTCGACGTGGTCCGCCGCACCGCCGAGCAGGTGTTCATCCCCCTGACCGTGGGCGGCGGCGTGCGCTCGGAGGAAGACGTCAACGAGCTCCTGCGCGCGGGCGCGGACAAGGTCTCCGTGAACACCTCCGCCATCGCGCGCCCCGAGCTGCTGCATGAGCTCTCCCGCCGCTTCGGCTCCCAGTGCATCGTGCTGTCCGTGGACGCCCGCCGCTCCGCCGACCAGCCCTCCGGCTTCGAGGTCACCACCCACGGCGGTTCCCGCTCGGCCGGTATCGACGCGGTGGCCTGGGCGCGCAAGGGCGAGGAGCTCGGCGTGGGGGAGATCCTGCTCAACTCCATGGACGGCGACGGCACCCGCGACGGCTTCGACCTCGAACTCCTGCGCCTGGTGCGCGAGGCCGTGAACGTCCCGGTCATCGCCTCGGGCGGTGCCGGAACGGCCGCGCACTTCCCGCCGGCCGTGGAGGCGGGCGCCGATGCCGTGCTCGCCGCCTCGATCTTCCACTTCCAGGAAGTGAGCATCAGCGAGGTCAAGCAGGAGCTCGCCGCTAACGGATTCGAGGTGCGCCAGTGA
- a CDS encoding TIGR02234 family membrane protein, with protein MKRQAALLIGLGALILWISSRSRWLTVSVFDDLAGAAVHDLPGSVWSTEATAVALLLAVATIAALALRRLGRRLVGIVAALAAAGASWTPLTLLTGEPDPQRAHALLSSGAASQRASDPVSISSWAQVTSIDVATLGPALALLGCAVALVGGVLLALRPGVDGPKLNKYERKAARREKLEEDLRTSPDSGRVMWDALDDDIDPTDPTDSAR; from the coding sequence ATGAAACGCCAGGCAGCACTGCTCATCGGGCTCGGCGCGCTGATCCTCTGGATCTCCTCGCGGTCCCGGTGGCTCACCGTCTCCGTCTTCGACGACCTCGCCGGGGCCGCCGTGCACGACCTGCCCGGTTCCGTCTGGTCGACGGAGGCGACCGCCGTCGCCCTGCTCCTCGCCGTGGCCACCATTGCGGCGCTGGCTTTGCGACGCCTGGGTCGACGACTCGTCGGCATAGTCGCCGCGCTTGCCGCTGCCGGTGCGAGCTGGACCCCACTCACCCTCCTGACCGGGGAGCCCGACCCGCAGCGTGCCCACGCCCTCCTCTCCTCGGGTGCGGCGAGCCAGCGGGCCAGCGACCCGGTGAGCATCTCCTCCTGGGCGCAGGTCACCTCGATCGACGTCGCCACCCTCGGGCCGGCGCTGGCGCTGCTCGGGTGTGCCGTCGCCCTGGTGGGCGGCGTGCTGCTCGCCCTGCGCCCGGGTGTCGACGGCCCCAAGCTCAACAAATACGAACGCAAGGCCGCCCGCCGGGAAAAGCTTGAGGAGGACCTGCGCACCTCCCCGGATTCCGGGCGGGTCATGTGGGACGCCCTCGACGACGACATCGATCCCACGGATCCCACGGATAGCGCCCGCTGA
- a CDS encoding DinB family protein produces the protein MNAAEIISDFASRPVDQLENLADLTAGQLLAHPGDHPNSISWLLWHSARQADVQLNALTDVEEVWTRLGYREEFDLGEIGDTFGLGHIPEQAAQIQVTDFSLLTRYLAAVLGEICAYAASLSPEDLDEVIDHNYTPHVTRGTRIVSIIDDAQQHVGAAMHVAGMVTGRAVGPA, from the coding sequence ATGAACGCCGCCGAAATTATCTCCGACTTCGCCTCCCGCCCCGTCGACCAGCTGGAGAACCTGGCAGATCTCACCGCCGGGCAGCTGCTCGCCCACCCGGGCGATCACCCCAACTCCATCTCCTGGCTGCTGTGGCACTCGGCGCGCCAGGCCGACGTCCAGCTGAATGCGCTGACCGACGTGGAGGAGGTGTGGACGCGCCTGGGTTACCGCGAGGAGTTCGACCTCGGCGAGATCGGCGACACCTTCGGCCTCGGCCACATCCCCGAGCAGGCGGCGCAGATCCAGGTGACGGACTTCTCCCTGCTCACCCGCTACCTCGCGGCGGTTCTCGGTGAGATCTGCGCCTACGCCGCGTCGCTGTCGCCGGAGGATCTCGATGAGGTCATCGACCACAACTACACCCCGCACGTCACCCGCGGCACCCGCATCGTCTCCATCATCGACGACGCCCAGCAGCACGTCGGCGCCGCGATGCACGTCGCCGGCATGGTCACCGGCCGCGCGGTGGGCCCGGCGTGA
- the hisH gene encoding imidazole glycerol phosphate synthase subunit HisH, giving the protein MAKSVALLDYGSGNLRSAHRALERVGADVTITSDPKVAVAADGLLVPGVGALAACMAGLRAVNGPRVIGERLAGSRPVMGICVGMQVLFDSGDEHGIHTEACGEWPGSVTRLQADVLPHMGWNTVDIAEDSQLFAGLDADTRFYFVHSYAARNWELNPEPPMEAPKVSWGEHGGDRFVAAVENGPLWATQFHPEKSGDPGAVLLENWLKSF; this is encoded by the coding sequence ATGGCTAAATCCGTCGCACTGCTCGACTACGGCTCCGGCAACCTCCGTTCCGCGCACCGCGCGCTGGAGCGGGTCGGCGCCGACGTGACCATCACCTCCGACCCCAAGGTCGCCGTCGCCGCCGACGGGCTGCTCGTCCCGGGCGTCGGTGCACTCGCCGCCTGCATGGCCGGGCTGCGGGCCGTCAACGGCCCCCGCGTCATCGGTGAGCGCCTCGCCGGCTCGCGCCCGGTCATGGGCATCTGCGTGGGCATGCAGGTGCTGTTCGACTCCGGGGACGAGCACGGCATCCACACTGAGGCCTGCGGGGAATGGCCAGGCTCCGTCACCCGGCTACAGGCCGACGTGCTCCCGCACATGGGGTGGAACACCGTCGACATCGCCGAGGATTCCCAGCTCTTCGCGGGGCTCGACGCTGACACCCGCTTCTACTTCGTGCACTCCTACGCGGCCAGGAACTGGGAACTCAACCCCGAGCCGCCCATGGAGGCGCCGAAGGTGTCCTGGGGCGAACACGGGGGAGACCGCTTCGTCGCCGCCGTGGAGAACGGCCCGCTATGGGCGACGCAGTTCCACCCGGAGAAGTCCGGCGACCCGGGAGCCGTGCTCCTGGAGAACTGGCTGAAGAGCTTCTAG
- a CDS encoding indole-3-glycerol phosphate synthase TrpC: MSGPFAVNRIVAGILDDVAAREAVTSFQSIKHLSRQAPEPRDAAAAILRSGCGVIAEIKRQIPIRGQSIDISSMSEFAASIERAGAHMIACQTEKLRYAGSLEDMREARLAVDLPMMCRDIIVDPYQIHEARYFGADIVPLQVELLGQARLVSLIDRIESLGMTVLAEVRSPEEADRALSAGATVVGVNAWSINSAELDRENFNSIVPGLPPEVLRIALGGVRTAKDLLSYAAAGADAVIVGEAIMSSEDPAAKARSLVAAGQHPACPSR; the protein is encoded by the coding sequence ATGAGCGGTCCTTTTGCTGTCAACCGGATCGTCGCCGGGATCCTGGATGATGTCGCCGCCCGGGAGGCCGTGACCTCGTTCCAGTCGATCAAGCACCTTTCCCGACAGGCCCCCGAACCCCGTGACGCCGCCGCCGCGATCCTCAGATCCGGCTGCGGCGTTATTGCTGAGATCAAACGCCAGATCCCCATCCGCGGCCAGAGCATCGACATCTCCTCCATGTCGGAGTTCGCCGCCTCCATCGAACGCGCCGGCGCCCACATGATCGCCTGCCAGACGGAGAAACTGCGTTACGCCGGCTCCCTGGAGGACATGCGCGAGGCCCGGCTCGCCGTGGACCTGCCCATGATGTGCCGCGACATCATCGTCGACCCCTACCAGATCCACGAGGCCCGCTACTTCGGTGCCGACATCGTGCCCCTCCAGGTGGAGCTGCTCGGCCAGGCCCGCCTGGTCTCCCTCATCGACCGCATCGAATCCCTCGGCATGACCGTGCTCGCCGAGGTGCGCAGCCCCGAGGAGGCCGACCGGGCCCTGTCGGCCGGGGCGACGGTCGTGGGTGTCAACGCGTGGTCCATCAACTCCGCCGAACTCGACCGGGAGAACTTCAACTCCATCGTCCCCGGCCTGCCCCCGGAGGTCCTGCGGATCGCCCTCGGCGGGGTGCGCACCGCGAAGGACCTGCTGTCCTATGCTGCCGCGGGTGCGGACGCCGTCATCGTCGGCGAGGCGATCATGAGCTCCGAGGATCCGGCGGCCAAGGCGAGGTCGCTGGTCGCCGCTGGCCAGCATCCCGCGTGCCCGTCGCGGTGA